Proteins from one Hydrogenispora ethanolica genomic window:
- a CDS encoding DUF190 domain-containing protein codes for MLAKYRLIKVYTSEDVIWQDKPVWQAVIDFLKDRNIAGRCFVSKGMAGYFESGDVADQPVRQFSFNLPLKIEIIVPAEVVKSVVAGVTEMVGDGMVIVEKIKLHAHRSTERLIPQHLKIAELMTTQVDTVEPGTPVDEVIRKMLATAHKSVPVVDAERRVLGIITQENLSGPPHLPLRLGLLARLEPAKIEEYLNHLPLFSAAEVMSTPVVTVNQEQHILDAIKLMLKHRLKRLPVVNSANILVGMVSRIDILRAINQQTARSGVDPAFHLFQGYTGIKVKAIRNREFETVRPETPVYEVAELIYSKHIQRVAVVDADDRLVGLISDYDLLPVLKSLGDQEFEDFFIHHNRFKGAQFQGYLEKMDAKTASEVMTRHLVTVEENRSVEEAIRLMTEKNLKRLPVVDSAGRFQGLISREALLRAITN; via the coding sequence ATGTTAGCCAAATACCGGTTAATTAAGGTTTACACCAGCGAAGATGTGATTTGGCAGGATAAACCCGTCTGGCAAGCGGTGATTGATTTCTTGAAGGACCGAAACATTGCGGGGCGGTGTTTTGTCTCCAAGGGAATGGCCGGATATTTCGAGAGCGGCGACGTCGCCGACCAGCCGGTGCGGCAGTTCTCATTTAATCTGCCCTTGAAGATCGAGATTATCGTACCCGCGGAAGTCGTGAAATCAGTCGTCGCCGGCGTTACCGAGATGGTCGGGGACGGCATGGTGATCGTGGAAAAGATCAAGCTCCATGCGCACCGTTCCACCGAACGGCTGATCCCGCAGCACCTCAAGATCGCCGAACTGATGACCACCCAAGTGGATACGGTCGAGCCGGGAACGCCGGTCGATGAAGTGATCCGCAAGATGTTGGCGACCGCGCACAAGAGCGTTCCGGTCGTGGATGCCGAACGCCGGGTCCTCGGAATCATTACCCAGGAAAACCTCTCGGGCCCGCCTCACCTGCCGTTGCGCTTGGGCCTCCTGGCCCGTCTGGAACCGGCCAAGATCGAGGAGTACTTGAATCATCTCCCGTTATTCAGCGCCGCCGAGGTGATGTCCACGCCGGTGGTGACGGTGAATCAGGAGCAGCATATTCTGGATGCCATTAAGCTAATGCTGAAACACAGGCTGAAACGTTTGCCCGTGGTCAATTCGGCCAACATTCTGGTGGGAATGGTCTCGCGCATTGATATCCTGCGGGCGATCAATCAACAGACAGCCCGCTCCGGCGTGGATCCCGCCTTTCATCTGTTCCAAGGCTATACAGGCATCAAAGTGAAAGCCATCCGCAACCGGGAGTTTGAGACCGTGCGGCCCGAGACGCCTGTATACGAGGTGGCCGAGCTGATCTATAGCAAACACATCCAACGCGTGGCGGTGGTCGACGCGGACGACCGGCTGGTGGGACTGATCTCCGATTACGATCTGCTGCCGGTCCTCAAGAGTCTGGGCGATCAAGAATTCGAAGACTTTTTCATCCACCACAATCGTTTCAAAGGCGCCCAATTCCAAGGCTATCTCGAAAAGATGGATGCGAAAACCGCCTCCGAAGTGATGACCCGCCATCTGGTCACGGTGGAGGAAAACCGTTCCGTGGAGGAAGCGATCCGGCTGATGACCGAGAAAAACCTCAAACGGTTGCCGGTGGTCGATTCCGCCGGACGTTTTCAAGGACTGATCAGCCGGGAAGCGCTGTTGCGGGCCATCACCAACTGA
- a CDS encoding DUF1294 domain-containing protein, with protein sequence MAAISGETGLAMLALLNLAGFFLTALDKSKARRGRWRIPERTFFLLAAVGGAIGVYGGCLLFRHKTRHPSFMWGLPAILLAQALLVIWWFRRG encoded by the coding sequence ATGGCAGCGATTTCCGGCGAAACTGGACTGGCAATGCTGGCGTTGCTCAACTTGGCCGGTTTTTTCCTCACGGCGCTCGACAAATCCAAAGCCCGCCGCGGCCGGTGGCGGATCCCCGAAAGGACTTTTTTTCTGCTGGCTGCCGTGGGCGGTGCCATCGGCGTCTACGGCGGTTGCCTGTTATTTCGGCATAAGACCAGGCACCCTAGTTTTATGTGGGGCTTGCCGGCCATCCTTCTGGCCCAGGCGCTGCTGGTGATTTGGTGGTTCCGCAGGGGATGA
- a CDS encoding DUF438 domain-containing protein has translation MSEVINNREYRQQALKEIIKELHRGKSAAEVKEKFAELIQGVSATEISEMEQALMAEGMPVEEIQRLCDVHAAVFKGSIAEIHAPAQPDKIPGHPLHTFTLENRALERLVAENIRPHLEEYRKEDGREAGMRLLSDFNLLLDIEKHYSRKENLLFPFLEKYGITAPPKVMWGVDDEIRGMIKRTRELLRSEQPDREHVVQQAEETLTKVAEMIFKEEQILFPMALDTLTEDEWRTIAAESDAIGYSLVEPQGEWHPVRINLEAKEAGAGEQPVRGGYLNLGTGILSPAEVKAIFNRLPVDITFVDRDGVVKYFNQAEERIFPRTRAVIGRTVQNCHPPASVQVVEKLVADLRSGEKEHEDFWIRMGDSLVYIRYFAVRDENGEFIGVLEVTQNIEPLQSISGEKRLLSGVET, from the coding sequence ATGAGTGAGGTAATTAATAATCGCGAATACCGGCAACAAGCGCTGAAGGAAATCATCAAGGAGTTGCACCGGGGAAAGAGCGCCGCCGAGGTGAAGGAGAAGTTCGCCGAACTGATTCAGGGCGTATCGGCGACGGAGATCTCCGAGATGGAGCAGGCCTTGATGGCGGAAGGAATGCCGGTGGAGGAGATCCAGCGGCTCTGCGACGTTCACGCCGCGGTTTTCAAGGGTTCCATCGCGGAGATTCATGCGCCGGCGCAACCCGATAAGATTCCCGGGCATCCGCTGCACACTTTCACGCTGGAGAACCGGGCGTTGGAGCGGCTGGTCGCTGAAAACATCCGGCCCCATCTAGAGGAGTACCGGAAGGAGGACGGCCGGGAGGCAGGAATGCGGCTGCTGAGCGATTTCAACCTGCTGCTGGATATCGAGAAGCATTATAGCCGCAAGGAAAACCTGCTATTTCCGTTCCTTGAAAAGTATGGAATAACCGCTCCGCCCAAGGTTATGTGGGGCGTGGACGATGAGATCCGGGGGATGATTAAACGGACCCGGGAACTGCTCCGTTCCGAACAGCCCGACCGGGAGCATGTGGTTCAACAGGCCGAAGAGACCCTCACCAAGGTGGCGGAGATGATCTTCAAAGAGGAGCAAATCCTGTTCCCCATGGCGCTCGATACCTTGACCGAGGATGAATGGCGGACGATCGCGGCGGAAAGCGACGCCATCGGCTACAGCCTGGTCGAACCCCAGGGAGAGTGGCACCCGGTCCGGATCAATCTGGAGGCCAAAGAGGCCGGCGCCGGGGAACAACCGGTCCGAGGCGGTTATCTGAATCTGGGGACCGGCATCCTCAGTCCGGCCGAGGTGAAGGCGATCTTCAACCGGCTGCCGGTGGATATTACGTTCGTTGACCGCGATGGCGTCGTGAAATATTTTAATCAGGCGGAGGAGCGGATTTTTCCGCGAACCCGGGCGGTGATCGGCCGAACGGTGCAAAACTGTCATCCTCCCGCCAGCGTCCAGGTGGTCGAAAAGCTGGTGGCCGATCTGAGGAGCGGCGAGAAAGAGCATGAAGATTTCTGGATCCGGATGGGCGATAGCTTGGTGTATATCCGCTATTTTGCGGTGCGGGACGAGAACGGCGAGTTTATAGGGGTATTGGAAGTGACCCAGAATATCGAGCCGCTGCAATCCATCTCCGGCGAGAAGCGGTTACTGTCGGGAGTGGAGACATAA
- a CDS encoding DUF190 domain-containing protein: MQRYRIIKVFTNENAHWQGKPLGQAVVEYLRGLKIPLRCIVVKGNEGYYETGEIAIQTLLKYNFNLPVKIEIILPVRWLKVVLRNVAAMVQDGIVAVEKLAVYHYRADEQLIPNQVTVREVMTGKVATVPPGLPLDEVVRRMLAASLKSIPVVDEERRVLGMITQENLSDHPHLPLRLGLLARLEPAKIEKFLNQLPIYTAAEIMTSPAVTVRESQQLHEAIDLMLKHRLKRLPVVDEQGRLAGVIARIDILRVIDQQVLRWKTLQHQHITVQNLKQIKQVGQRDREAVYPETPLSEVVDLFDRKEIQRVAVVDHANHLLGIISDTDLLPVRDGTVETAKEFFIHPRSALAKRRQLKEVVERMNARTAGDLMNRQVLWVRERDTVDTAVQFMAEQGLKRLPVVNDAGQFQGMISRDALLRTISKP; encoded by the coding sequence ATGCAGCGATACCGGATCATAAAGGTTTTTACCAATGAGAACGCCCATTGGCAGGGGAAGCCGCTCGGTCAGGCGGTAGTCGAGTATCTGCGGGGATTGAAGATTCCGCTCCGTTGCATCGTCGTCAAAGGAAACGAAGGCTATTACGAGACCGGAGAGATCGCCATTCAGACGCTCCTAAAGTATAATTTCAATCTGCCCGTCAAGATCGAGATCATCCTGCCTGTCCGGTGGTTAAAGGTGGTGCTGCGAAATGTCGCCGCTATGGTACAGGACGGGATTGTAGCCGTCGAGAAGCTGGCAGTCTACCATTATCGTGCGGATGAACAGCTCATCCCCAATCAAGTGACGGTCCGGGAGGTCATGACCGGCAAAGTAGCCACGGTCCCGCCGGGTTTGCCCCTGGATGAAGTGGTCCGGCGGATGCTGGCCGCCTCGCTCAAGAGTATCCCGGTCGTGGATGAGGAACGGCGGGTCCTAGGCATGATCACCCAGGAGAATCTCTCGGACCACCCGCATCTGCCTTTGCGGCTGGGACTCCTGGCCCGGCTCGAGCCGGCGAAGATCGAGAAGTTTCTGAATCAGTTGCCGATCTATACCGCCGCCGAGATCATGACCAGTCCGGCGGTGACGGTCCGGGAATCCCAGCAGCTTCACGAAGCGATCGACCTGATGCTGAAGCACCGTTTGAAAAGGCTGCCGGTGGTGGATGAGCAAGGCCGGCTGGCGGGGGTGATCGCCCGGATTGATATCCTGCGCGTCATTGACCAGCAGGTATTACGTTGGAAGACCTTGCAACACCAGCACATCACGGTCCAAAACCTCAAACAGATTAAACAGGTCGGACAGAGGGACCGGGAGGCGGTATATCCCGAGACGCCCCTCTCCGAAGTGGTGGACCTGTTCGACCGGAAGGAGATCCAACGGGTGGCCGTGGTGGACCATGCCAATCATCTGCTGGGAATCATTTCCGACACCGATCTGCTGCCGGTGCGAGACGGAACCGTGGAAACAGCGAAAGAGTTCTTTATCCACCCCCGGTCAGCCCTGGCGAAGCGGCGACAGCTCAAAGAGGTTGTCGAGCGGATGAACGCCCGGACCGCCGGGGATCTGATGAACCGCCAGGTCCTATGGGTGCGGGAACGGGATACAGTGGACACCGCGGTGCAATTCATGGCCGAGCAAGGATTGAAGCGGCTGCCGGTGGTCAACGACGCCGGCCAATTTCAGGGTATGATCAGCCGGGACGCTTTATTGCGAACCATTTCCAAACCGTAA
- the sfsA gene encoding DNA/RNA nuclease SfsA, translated as MKFANLRKGLVVRRLNRFVVEARDEAGRMFPLHLANSGRLRELIVPGRELRYEPCDGDPCRKTAGRLQLLRNEAGLWVCIDAVIPNAVVGEALGDGALEAFRDYPEVRREHTMGDSRLDFFLSNGGQHAAIEVKSVTLVESGVALFPDAPTERGLKHLHELARLCSEGLRAAVIFLIQREDALRFTPNDRTQPEFRAKLREVRKLGVQVLAYDCRVTEREIRLRQPVPVEL; from the coding sequence ATGAAATTCGCCAATTTACGAAAAGGCCTGGTGGTTCGGAGACTGAACCGGTTTGTGGTGGAGGCCCGCGACGAGGCCGGTCGGATGTTTCCGCTGCACCTCGCCAACTCGGGGCGGCTGCGCGAGTTGATCGTGCCGGGACGGGAATTACGGTACGAGCCTTGCGACGGGGATCCTTGCCGCAAGACCGCCGGTCGGCTGCAATTACTCCGCAATGAAGCCGGCCTATGGGTTTGCATCGACGCCGTCATCCCCAACGCCGTGGTCGGCGAGGCATTAGGCGACGGCGCGCTCGAGGCGTTTCGCGATTACCCCGAGGTACGGCGGGAACACACCATGGGGGACAGCCGCTTGGATTTTTTTCTCAGCAATGGCGGGCAACACGCCGCAATCGAGGTCAAATCGGTGACGCTGGTGGAGTCGGGGGTGGCGCTGTTCCCGGACGCTCCGACGGAACGCGGCTTGAAACACCTGCACGAATTGGCGCGGCTTTGCAGTGAAGGGCTCCGGGCGGCCGTGATCTTCTTGATTCAACGGGAGGACGCCCTGCGGTTCACCCCCAATGACCGGACCCAGCCGGAGTTCCGCGCCAAGCTCCGGGAGGTGCGGAAACTCGGCGTACAAGTGTTGGCCTATGATTGCCGGGTAACCGAGCGGGAGATCCGCTTGCGCCAGCCGGTGCCGGTGGAGCTGTAG
- the udk gene encoding uridine kinase: MLIIGIAGGTGSGKSTVAKALETELGAANVVLISQDSYYVDKSYLPFAERARQNYDHPDSFEDQLLLNHLNLLRKGQPVAVPVYDYTQHVRSKQTVAVSPKPVVVVEGILILTDPELRKAFDIKAYVDTDADTRVLRRIVRDIQERGRSLESVCEQYLNTVKPMHEAFVEPSKRYADIIIPEGGHNTVALSLLVSRIERYLHSINGNCG; encoded by the coding sequence ATGCTGATCATCGGAATCGCCGGCGGAACCGGTTCCGGCAAATCCACCGTCGCCAAGGCTCTCGAAACAGAACTCGGCGCCGCCAATGTCGTCCTAATCTCGCAGGACTCGTATTACGTCGATAAATCGTATCTGCCTTTTGCGGAACGGGCGCGCCAGAACTATGATCATCCGGACTCGTTTGAGGATCAGTTATTACTGAACCATCTCAACCTGCTCCGGAAAGGCCAGCCGGTGGCGGTGCCGGTGTACGACTATACGCAGCATGTCCGGTCCAAACAGACGGTTGCCGTCAGTCCCAAACCGGTGGTGGTGGTCGAAGGCATTTTGATCCTGACCGATCCGGAACTGCGAAAGGCCTTCGACATCAAGGCCTATGTCGATACCGACGCCGACACCCGGGTGCTGCGGCGGATCGTGCGGGACATTCAGGAACGGGGAAGAAGCCTGGAATCCGTCTGTGAGCAATATCTGAATACGGTCAAGCCGATGCATGAAGCGTTCGTGGAACCGTCGAAACGGTATGCCGACATTATTATCCCGGAGGGCGGACATAATACGGTCGCCCTCAGCCTGTTGGTCTCGCGGATCGAGCGCTATCTGCACAGCATCAACGGGAATTGCGGTTAA
- a CDS encoding Hsp20/alpha crystallin family protein, which yields MVFQFPGPRTQQPPLIQAFRMVLSELRQALLNPGRLSFVPDIQLEDQGDQYVLTADLPGWNEDEIEVKVHGNRLSIKGVHQERTTLQQRVYWQQVRQYRSFERHFILSGEVQPEAVTSSLESGTYRLAIPKAKLNRYERE from the coding sequence ATGGTTTTTCAGTTCCCCGGGCCTCGAACTCAACAACCTCCGCTCATCCAGGCTTTCCGGATGGTACTGTCCGAGCTGCGTCAAGCATTGTTGAATCCGGGCCGGCTCAGTTTCGTTCCGGACATTCAATTGGAAGACCAAGGCGACCAGTATGTATTAACAGCCGATCTGCCCGGATGGAATGAAGACGAAATCGAAGTGAAAGTGCACGGCAACCGGCTGTCCATCAAAGGGGTCCATCAAGAGCGGACTACGCTGCAGCAAAGAGTTTATTGGCAACAAGTCCGGCAGTATCGTTCCTTTGAACGCCATTTTATCTTAAGCGGAGAGGTTCAACCGGAGGCGGTTACCAGTAGTTTGGAGAGTGGAACATACCGGCTGGCGATTCCCAAAGCAAAGCTCAACCGTTATGAGCGGGAGTAA